Proteins from one Bifidobacterium sp. ESL0732 genomic window:
- a CDS encoding septum formation initiator family protein, producing MGTTKNKSKTENGKKQSRRRGSGPMAFFIALFIVALGAIQLVATFHSYALNLAELNGLKRQEAALVAQKQNLENDISRWNDNAYVTAQARDRLGFVFPGEQAIHVEHPEAVTGVKPKSDDTDQNEVSSDKPALPWYRELAYGFKKADEPLKKSKTGEVTTPKAVGGQTDTDPDADGTQNANGNTNQSGNNNDKKNAANPQNKAGQKASAGSQSSGSGKK from the coding sequence ATGGGCACTACGAAGAACAAAAGCAAAACGGAGAACGGCAAGAAGCAGAGCCGTCGCCGCGGCTCCGGCCCGATGGCGTTCTTCATTGCCTTGTTCATCGTGGCGTTGGGTGCCATCCAACTGGTCGCCACATTCCACAGCTACGCCTTGAATCTTGCCGAGCTCAACGGGCTGAAACGGCAGGAAGCCGCATTGGTGGCGCAAAAACAGAATCTCGAAAACGATATTTCTCGTTGGAACGACAACGCCTATGTCACCGCGCAGGCACGTGATCGGCTTGGGTTCGTCTTCCCCGGCGAGCAGGCTATCCACGTCGAACATCCCGAAGCAGTCACCGGTGTCAAACCCAAATCAGACGACACCGATCAGAACGAGGTCAGCTCTGACAAACCGGCTCTGCCTTGGTACCGCGAACTTGCCTATGGTTTCAAGAAGGCCGACGAACCGCTGAAAAAGAGCAAGACCGGTGAGGTCACGACACCCAAGGCCGTGGGCGGGCAAACCGATACCGACCCTGATGCTGACGGGACGCAAAATGCAAACGGCAACACCAATCAGTCAGGCAACAACAACGATAAAAAGAATGCTGCAAATCCGCAGAACAAGGCCGGCCAGAAGGCGAGTGCCGGTTCTCAGAGTAGTGGTAGCGGCAAGAAATGA
- a CDS encoding DUF501 domain-containing protein — protein MDDKASNDDVVLVKKQLGRFPRGMVAVGARCVCGRPLAVVTRPVLPDGTPFPTTCYLTSPEATKAVSRVEADGSMQHYTDLVQHDETIRAEYERAHRLYLAFRHELAIRLGDSEEHIAGTSAGGMPVRVKCLHALVAQTLVMGRGANPIGDMVLERIVDEFDPNVCRCTVELD, from the coding sequence ATGGACGACAAGGCCAGCAATGACGATGTCGTCTTGGTAAAGAAGCAACTTGGGCGTTTCCCGCGCGGTATGGTCGCCGTGGGGGCTCGTTGCGTGTGTGGCAGGCCGCTGGCCGTGGTGACGCGGCCCGTATTGCCTGACGGCACTCCGTTCCCCACAACCTGCTATTTGACCAGTCCAGAGGCAACTAAGGCTGTTTCGCGTGTTGAAGCGGACGGCTCGATGCAGCACTATACCGATCTGGTTCAGCATGACGAGACGATTCGCGCAGAGTACGAGCGTGCGCACCGGCTTTATCTTGCCTTCCGGCATGAGCTAGCGATTCGCCTTGGCGACAGTGAGGAGCATATCGCGGGCACGAGCGCCGGCGGCATGCCCGTACGCGTCAAATGCCTGCACGCACTCGTGGCGCAGACGTTGGTGATGGGCAGGGGAGCAAACCCCATAGGCGACATGGTGCTGGAACGTATCGTCGACGAGTTCGACCCGAACGTCTGCCGTTGTACCGTTGAACTGGACTGA
- a CDS encoding Ppx/GppA family phosphatase: MRDETKDFVTVAGIDCGTNSIRLKISKVFADGSVEDVVPRVLQVIRLGQDVDKTHRFADDALERAYAAARDFAKILKEHPADGLRFVATSATRDAQNRKEFEDGIESILGVRPEVIPGTEEAALSFLGATGSVPRKGLEAPYLVVDLGGGSTEMVMGGDGKSAPATSVQSAFSMNIGSVRMTERHLRTDPPMETEIAEASQDIDRHIDEAFEHVPAGKTHTIIGVSGTVTTMTALVLGLKKYDHRAVDGVRVSYKDIFEVDDRFLNMTRAERATYKTIHPGRIDVVGGGALIWNRVLAKVSEAAQRDHGTPIDSFISSDHGLLDGIVLDYGMRMLKG, encoded by the coding sequence ATGAGAGACGAAACCAAGGATTTTGTGACTGTTGCCGGAATCGATTGCGGCACCAACTCCATACGTCTCAAAATTTCCAAGGTGTTTGCCGACGGGAGCGTTGAGGACGTCGTGCCCCGAGTGCTGCAAGTCATCAGGCTCGGTCAGGACGTCGACAAGACCCATCGTTTCGCCGACGATGCGCTTGAACGTGCGTATGCCGCTGCCAGGGATTTTGCAAAAATCTTGAAGGAACACCCGGCTGATGGATTGCGTTTTGTGGCTACTTCGGCGACGCGAGATGCCCAGAACCGCAAGGAATTCGAAGACGGAATTGAGTCGATTCTGGGCGTTCGGCCCGAAGTGATTCCGGGAACGGAAGAAGCCGCACTGAGCTTCCTGGGGGCCACGGGCAGCGTGCCGCGAAAGGGGCTTGAGGCACCGTATCTGGTGGTCGACCTTGGCGGAGGCTCCACCGAAATGGTGATGGGCGGCGACGGTAAGTCCGCGCCTGCCACGAGCGTGCAGTCCGCGTTTTCGATGAATATCGGTTCGGTACGTATGACGGAACGTCACTTGCGCACCGACCCGCCGATGGAAACCGAAATCGCCGAAGCAAGCCAGGATATCGACCGGCATATCGACGAGGCATTTGAGCACGTACCTGCCGGCAAAACCCACACTATTATCGGCGTTTCGGGAACGGTGACCACAATGACCGCGCTCGTGCTGGGCCTGAAGAAATACGACCACCGTGCCGTCGACGGTGTGCGGGTATCGTATAAGGATATTTTCGAGGTTGACGACCGCTTCCTCAACATGACCCGTGCCGAACGCGCCACCTACAAGACCATCCATCCCGGCCGTATCGACGTGGTCGGCGGGGGAGCGTTGATTTGGAACCGTGTGCTTGCAAAGGTTTCCGAGGCTGCACAACGTGACCATGGCACGCCGATTGATTCCTTCATTTCCAGCGATCACGGTCTTCTCGACGGCATTGTCCTCGATTACGGCATGAGAATGCTGAAAGGCTGA
- a CDS encoding L-serine ammonia-lyase: MFSILDMFKIGVGPSSSHTVGPMIAASNFVESLENRDLLGRVSRVKSTLYGSLSMTGLGHGTDRATMAGLEGNVPATVNTDHLLNIREECENTGKLNLGGRHSIGFDYNKDVIFQKWKMLAAHPNGMRFEAFDDKGQKIDEQVWYSIGGGFVRQGHADDLLIGIHEKAPKGTTFAEEASADSSNDFPPEAPYPFTSGNELLEICKREGKSISEIVWANETSTRTPKAIKEALLNVWHHMDDCVKNGCMSTQKTLPGGLDVPRRAPKIYRELSGNADILSHNVRRPAAVLETSECTWVDLFALAVNEENAGGGRIVTAPTNGSAGIIPAVLEYYWHFAGSANEEGVIRFLLAAGAVGYLFKRNASISGAEVGCQGEVGSAASMAAAGLCEVMQGTPRQVENAAEVAMEHHLGLTCDPVAGLVQIPCIERNAMAANTAINAVRMALLGNGQHMVSLDQVIKTMKDTGADMMSKYKETSEGGLAVNVVEC; encoded by the coding sequence ATGTTTTCTATTCTTGACATGTTCAAAATCGGCGTGGGTCCTAGTTCCTCGCATACCGTCGGCCCGATGATCGCCGCTTCAAATTTTGTGGAATCGTTGGAAAACCGTGATTTGCTGGGGCGTGTCAGCCGCGTGAAAAGCACGCTTTACGGTTCATTGTCCATGACGGGCCTTGGTCACGGCACCGACCGCGCCACGATGGCGGGGCTCGAAGGCAACGTGCCGGCCACGGTCAACACCGATCACCTGCTCAACATCCGTGAGGAATGCGAGAATACGGGGAAGCTCAATCTCGGCGGCAGGCACAGTATCGGCTTCGATTACAACAAGGACGTCATCTTCCAAAAATGGAAGATGCTGGCAGCCCATCCCAACGGCATGCGTTTCGAGGCTTTTGATGATAAAGGCCAAAAAATAGACGAGCAGGTCTGGTATTCGATCGGGGGTGGGTTCGTGCGTCAGGGCCATGCCGACGATCTGTTGATTGGTATCCACGAGAAGGCGCCCAAAGGAACGACGTTCGCCGAAGAGGCGAGTGCGGACAGCAGCAATGATTTTCCTCCTGAAGCGCCTTATCCTTTCACTAGCGGCAATGAACTGCTCGAAATCTGCAAACGTGAAGGCAAAAGCATTTCCGAAATCGTATGGGCCAACGAGACGTCCACCCGAACGCCCAAGGCTATCAAAGAAGCGTTGCTCAACGTCTGGCATCACATGGACGACTGTGTCAAAAACGGCTGCATGTCGACACAGAAGACATTGCCCGGAGGCCTTGACGTACCGCGTCGGGCGCCGAAGATTTATCGCGAGCTTTCCGGCAATGCCGATATTCTCTCCCATAACGTACGTCGGCCGGCCGCCGTGCTGGAGACCTCGGAATGCACTTGGGTCGATCTTTTCGCGCTCGCGGTCAACGAGGAAAACGCCGGCGGCGGCCGTATCGTCACCGCGCCGACCAACGGATCGGCAGGCATCATTCCGGCGGTGCTTGAATACTATTGGCATTTCGCCGGTTCCGCCAATGAGGAAGGCGTCATCCGCTTCCTTTTGGCTGCAGGAGCCGTCGGTTATCTCTTCAAGCGCAACGCCTCCATTTCCGGTGCCGAAGTGGGGTGCCAGGGCGAGGTCGGTTCCGCCGCTTCGATGGCGGCGGCCGGGCTCTGTGAGGTCATGCAGGGCACGCCACGGCAGGTCGAGAACGCCGCGGAGGTGGCCATGGAACACCATCTGGGCCTGACCTGCGACCCGGTGGCCGGCTTGGTCCAGATTCCCTGCATCGAACGCAACGCCATGGCTGCCAACACCGCGATCAATGCGGTGCGTATGGCACTTCTCGGCAACGGGCAGCACATGGTCAGCCTCGATCAGGTCATCAAGACCATGAAGGACACCGGTGCCGACATGATGTCGAAGTACAAGGAGACATCGGAAGGCGGACTGGCCGTCAACGTCGTGGAATGCTGA
- a CDS encoding FKBP-type peptidyl-prolyl cis-trans isomerase, translated as MATNMPEVNAEFGANPVIKFPDTSAPAGLKAVELVEGNGPMVRSGDNVTVNYHGVVWGKDEPFDSSFDRHQPASFGIGVGQVIKGWDRTVPGHNVGSRLVVSIPPEYGYGRQGMPQAGIGGDDTLVFVIDIISTR; from the coding sequence ATGGCTACGAATATGCCCGAGGTAAATGCCGAGTTCGGTGCGAATCCGGTTATCAAGTTCCCTGACACTTCTGCACCCGCCGGTCTTAAGGCCGTCGAACTGGTCGAAGGCAACGGCCCGATGGTCCGTTCCGGCGACAATGTCACCGTGAACTACCACGGGGTCGTCTGGGGCAAGGACGAACCATTCGATTCCAGTTTCGACCGTCATCAGCCGGCAAGCTTCGGCATCGGCGTCGGCCAGGTCATCAAAGGCTGGGACCGCACGGTTCCCGGACACAACGTCGGCTCGCGTCTGGTGGTCTCGATTCCGCCGGAATACGGCTATGGCAGGCAGGGAATGCCGCAGGCCGGAATCGGTGGTGATGATACGCTGGTGTTTGTCATCGACATCATCTCCACGCGCTGA
- the greA gene encoding transcription elongation factor GreA: MAEEEKTILLTQEAYDKLQKELAYRQGDYRDEITQRIATARAEGDLSENGGYQAAREEQGKNEGRINELIVKLRNTKILKAPPAGKVGNGSLVTLELAGKEMKYVLGSRDIAVATDYDVISPESPIGAAIMGAKKGNEVSYKAPNGREIKVKIIDSKPMK, translated from the coding sequence ATGGCAGAGGAAGAAAAGACCATTCTGCTTACGCAGGAGGCCTATGACAAGCTTCAGAAGGAGCTGGCCTACCGTCAGGGCGATTATCGTGATGAGATCACCCAGCGCATCGCCACGGCCCGCGCCGAAGGAGACTTGAGCGAAAACGGCGGCTATCAGGCCGCACGTGAGGAGCAGGGCAAGAACGAGGGACGCATCAACGAGCTCATCGTGAAATTGCGCAACACGAAGATTCTGAAGGCGCCGCCGGCAGGCAAGGTCGGCAATGGTTCTTTGGTCACACTCGAACTTGCGGGCAAGGAAATGAAGTACGTGCTCGGCTCACGCGATATCGCCGTGGCCACCGATTACGATGTCATCAGCCCGGAATCGCCTATTGGTGCCGCCATCATGGGTGCCAAGAAAGGTAATGAGGTCTCGTACAAGGCCCCGAACGGCCGCGAGATCAAGGTGAAGATTATTGATTCCAAGCCGATGAAGTAA
- a CDS encoding hemolysin III family protein, translating to MEAKADAIRTQAHSKADTIRRKADGRAAYVIARGEVKAAEALGITPPPMPGRKVRLDVHGRPKPLLRGWIHAIAAPLALAAGIVLICLAHGAALKWACAVFMICSMILFTNSAAYHLGDWSAKTTDILRRIDHMNIFLLIAGTYTPVSFALTPNWRNGVIGGMWACTLVALLIHVIWINAPRWLYTAVYIVFGVSGVAFLDLFWFSPYAGPAVVVLLAAGGACYIAGAIVYALRKPDPWPRVFGFHEIFHLGTVAGYACHMVAIYMVIVNLR from the coding sequence ATGGAAGCCAAAGCCGACGCCATCCGTACGCAAGCACATAGCAAGGCCGACACCATCCGCCGTAAAGCCGACGGGCGGGCGGCATACGTCATCGCCCGAGGCGAGGTCAAAGCCGCCGAGGCACTAGGCATCACTCCCCCGCCCATGCCCGGTCGCAAGGTCCGTCTCGACGTCCACGGACGTCCGAAACCGCTGCTGAGAGGCTGGATTCACGCCATCGCGGCGCCCCTTGCCCTCGCTGCCGGAATCGTGCTCATCTGCCTCGCCCACGGAGCTGCGCTCAAATGGGCGTGTGCTGTCTTCATGATCTGCTCGATGATCCTGTTTACCAATTCGGCCGCCTATCACTTGGGCGATTGGTCGGCCAAGACTACGGACATCCTGCGACGCATCGACCACATGAACATCTTCCTCTTGATCGCCGGGACCTACACACCGGTCTCGTTCGCTCTGACGCCGAACTGGCGCAACGGGGTAATCGGCGGGATGTGGGCCTGCACGCTCGTGGCACTCCTGATCCATGTCATCTGGATCAATGCCCCACGCTGGCTATATACGGCCGTCTACATCGTCTTCGGTGTCTCCGGCGTGGCCTTCCTCGACCTCTTCTGGTTCTCACCCTATGCAGGTCCTGCAGTGGTCGTTCTGCTCGCGGCGGGCGGTGCCTGCTATATCGCCGGGGCCATCGTCTACGCGCTGCGTAAGCCAGACCCTTGGCCACGCGTCTTCGGGTTCCACGAAATCTTCCACTTGGGCACGGTGGCCGGTTACGCCTGCCATATGGTGGCCATCTACATGGTCATCGTCAACCTGCGGTAA
- a CDS encoding PAS domain-containing sensor histidine kinase, which translates to MADFDEILAAQSDFDAGDREWLHLLVADWQVVADLSFADLLLVVRRDDGKYIVAEQCRPSTVMTMRSDDAVGDEVSPNLVGEIDTAMSAEGVLHTTTLHQVGKSSVCNVYAPVRCGNKTLGVVVRETNMSTRESNGRYESESINAGKMLFEMIPRGQFPYHDALISQQHNARVSDGFIILGPTGIVKYAAPNAISCFRRLGAITAMEGHYLSEIGTQLLHPNDPVPETLPLVLSGKAAADCELDANNSMVSMHSLPLYNETGRAGAIVLCRDVTELRRREQELQTKDATISEIHHRVKNNLQTVSALLRLQARKTKSQEVKTELKEAQRRIQTIATVHEGLSQTVNEIVDYDAVISNLLKMSVDLATMDDQHIHIRYIGKFGMMPAQDATPLSLVLTELITNAVEHGFEDRKEGNITISVGRSGNHLNVVVEDDGSGLAAEEDNGMARSSGSGLGTQIINTFVTNDFNGTVRWDERHGGGTRVILDINLRAAQEGDEGEY; encoded by the coding sequence ATGGCTGATTTTGATGAGATTCTCGCCGCGCAGTCCGATTTCGACGCCGGCGATCGTGAATGGCTTCATTTGTTGGTGGCGGACTGGCAGGTTGTCGCCGACCTGAGTTTTGCAGACCTTCTCCTGGTTGTTCGGCGTGACGATGGCAAATACATCGTCGCCGAACAGTGCCGTCCCTCCACTGTGATGACGATGCGCAGCGATGATGCCGTCGGCGACGAGGTGTCACCGAACCTTGTTGGTGAAATCGATACCGCGATGAGTGCGGAAGGCGTGCTCCACACCACGACGTTGCACCAGGTCGGCAAATCAAGTGTGTGCAACGTCTATGCGCCGGTGCGCTGCGGCAACAAGACGCTGGGCGTGGTAGTGCGCGAGACGAACATGTCGACCCGCGAATCCAATGGCCGCTACGAATCCGAAAGCATCAACGCCGGCAAGATGCTTTTCGAAATGATACCCCGAGGCCAATTCCCGTATCACGACGCGCTGATAAGCCAGCAGCACAATGCCAGGGTCTCGGACGGTTTCATCATTCTTGGGCCAACGGGCATCGTCAAGTATGCCGCTCCCAATGCCATCAGCTGTTTCCGCAGGCTTGGCGCCATCACCGCAATGGAAGGGCACTATCTGAGCGAAATAGGAACGCAACTGCTCCATCCCAATGACCCGGTACCCGAGACCCTGCCGCTGGTCCTCAGCGGCAAAGCGGCCGCCGATTGTGAGCTCGATGCCAACAATTCTATGGTGTCGATGCATTCGTTGCCGCTCTACAACGAAACTGGTCGCGCCGGAGCCATAGTGCTTTGCCGCGATGTCACCGAACTGCGTCGCCGCGAACAGGAACTGCAAACGAAGGATGCCACCATCTCCGAAATCCACCACAGGGTAAAGAACAATCTCCAGACAGTGTCTGCATTGCTCCGTCTGCAGGCGCGAAAGACGAAATCGCAGGAGGTGAAAACCGAGCTCAAGGAAGCGCAGCGGCGCATTCAGACCATCGCCACGGTGCATGAGGGCCTGAGCCAGACCGTCAACGAGATCGTCGACTACGACGCCGTGATTTCCAATTTGCTCAAGATGAGCGTCGATCTTGCGACGATGGACGACCAGCACATCCATATCCGCTACATCGGCAAGTTCGGCATGATGCCGGCCCAGGATGCCACCCCGCTTTCCTTAGTTTTGACTGAGCTCATCACCAATGCAGTGGAGCACGGTTTCGAAGACCGCAAGGAAGGCAACATCACCATTTCCGTGGGACGCAGCGGCAATCATTTGAACGTCGTGGTCGAAGACGACGGTTCCGGACTGGCCGCGGAGGAGGACAACGGCATGGCACGTTCCTCCGGTTCAGGGCTGGGCACGCAGATCATCAACACTTTCGTGACCAACGACTTCAACGGCACAGTGCGCTGGGACGAGCGTCACGGCGGCGGTACGCGCGTCATCCTCGACATCAATCTGCGTGCGGCGCAGGAAGGCGATGAGGGAGAGTACTGA
- a CDS encoding WhiB family transcriptional regulator — MSNAFDWRAKAACRDKDPELFFPVGNTGAAYQQIEEAKAICRTCKVIDACLKCALDTNQDYGVWGGLSEDERRALKRRAMRARRSQNMQMQV; from the coding sequence ATGAGTAATGCTTTTGATTGGCGGGCCAAGGCGGCATGTCGCGACAAGGATCCGGAGCTGTTCTTCCCTGTCGGTAACACGGGCGCTGCCTATCAGCAAATCGAAGAGGCCAAAGCCATCTGCCGTACCTGCAAGGTCATCGATGCGTGCCTGAAGTGCGCGCTCGACACCAATCAGGATTATGGCGTCTGGGGAGGTCTTAGCGAAGATGAGCGTCGCGCTCTGAAGCGTCGCGCCATGCGCGCTCGCCGCAGCCAGAACATGCAGATGCAGGTCTGA
- a CDS encoding LCP family protein, translating into MVKQSGGFDAQGTPPSFIPSGARKRPDTGRVPVPSNPSNSQIPPAFSPTKPRKRAANRQPVRQPAAPAAPASLQPRVPRQSTGSSRVASVARSSSSRNSGHGYGGSAMPPQRPNRSQPSDFNDVVAKPHKKHHWILTTLLAVILVIVLALFGCWNWANSQLDKTDWLTGKADTDGTSWLVLGSDERDDSGIGGSADDTPGFRTDTMLVLTKPKHGSSSLISIPRDSLVKVDGNSMKLNAVAETQSKKTLPGEVEGITGQKIDHVAEIKFNGLTKVVDALGGVKLCYDSTVKDDYSGLNWQAGCHVADGGTALAFSRMRYSDPKGDFGRAERQREVIGAIMSKASSSDTLKNPAKTQKVAKAALSSIEVDKQTNPLTLVSMALAFKSATGKQGITGSLYWTDPDHYVEDVGSTVLLDDTKNLELFSQLASGTHKPGTVGTLAETVAQN; encoded by the coding sequence ATGGTCAAGCAGTCAGGTGGATTCGACGCGCAGGGCACCCCACCCAGCTTCATACCCTCCGGGGCACGGAAGCGTCCGGATACGGGCCGTGTACCGGTTCCTTCAAATCCTTCCAATTCGCAGATTCCTCCTGCATTTTCCCCTACAAAGCCACGGAAAAGAGCTGCGAACCGCCAACCCGTTCGGCAGCCGGCTGCACCTGCAGCACCGGCTTCACTTCAGCCGCGGGTACCTCGTCAAAGCACCGGTTCCTCACGTGTTGCTTCTGTGGCACGCTCTTCGTCTTCCCGCAATTCGGGACACGGATATGGCGGTTCCGCAATGCCTCCACAACGTCCGAACCGTTCCCAACCTTCAGATTTTAACGATGTGGTGGCAAAACCGCATAAAAAACACCACTGGATTCTCACTACTCTGCTGGCTGTCATCCTGGTCATCGTTCTGGCGCTTTTCGGCTGCTGGAATTGGGCCAATTCTCAACTCGACAAAACCGATTGGCTCACCGGCAAGGCCGATACCGACGGTACTTCCTGGCTGGTGCTGGGATCTGACGAACGCGATGATTCCGGTATCGGCGGCAGCGCCGACGATACCCCAGGCTTCCGCACCGACACCATGCTTGTGCTGACCAAGCCAAAGCACGGTAGTTCCTCACTCATTTCGATTCCACGCGATTCGCTGGTCAAGGTCGACGGAAACAGCATGAAGCTCAACGCCGTCGCTGAGACGCAGAGCAAGAAAACGCTGCCCGGTGAAGTCGAAGGCATCACCGGGCAGAAAATCGACCATGTCGCCGAAATCAAGTTCAATGGACTGACCAAGGTGGTCGATGCCCTGGGCGGCGTCAAGCTTTGCTATGACAGCACAGTCAAAGACGATTATTCCGGGCTCAACTGGCAGGCCGGCTGCCATGTGGCCGATGGCGGCACGGCACTGGCCTTCTCGCGCATGCGCTACTCCGATCCGAAAGGTGATTTCGGACGCGCCGAACGGCAACGCGAGGTCATCGGAGCCATCATGAGCAAGGCTTCATCGTCCGACACTTTGAAGAATCCGGCAAAGACGCAAAAAGTCGCCAAAGCCGCTCTTTCCTCCATCGAAGTCGACAAACAAACCAACCCGTTGACGCTGGTGTCGATGGCTCTGGCATTCAAGTCCGCCACCGGAAAACAAGGTATAACCGGCTCGCTCTATTGGACCGACCCAGACCACTATGTCGAAGACGTGGGTTCAACCGTTCTTCTGGACGATACGAAGAACCTCGAATTGTTCAGCCAACTCGCCTCAGGCACCCACAAGCCGGGGACGGTCGGCACCTTGGCTGAAACGGTAGCGCAAAATTAA
- a CDS encoding LCP family protein: MASHRIKDLKIPNLGGWRTPKPMHGTAYFVRHRVRSAIIMTMVGILVFVSTAVGVAAFTLVNAPKSVKTVIQAHGKEEKLVDPNEGKPIEFLALGQDTRDGGDNASLGGGDDSGEHNADTTMVVQISADRSYINLVSIPRDSLVNAPSCQTTKGVLPAQRNVMFNSIFADGWNEGGDLASAASCTMNAVNALTGLKLEHFIVVDFQGLQGMINAIGGVNVCLPTDTKDDYTGLDLKRGLQHLDGTQATEYARMRHGTGTDGSDIMRAARQQYLVKEIIAEALSKNLLTNSQQLYRLAHEALKSLNISSGLSNATTLAGLALSLHSIKQDHIYARTIPVVPAPTDPNNRVVWADNADETWAALREYKPLTQQDMSTQNTSGQSQDTTGQSQNSDNSNGTQSQQQQQGTPDPKTGLITTSDGRLIDPVTGGTVDPDNGMIHDPVTGQYMGVANQYLNATVCAVPAQK, from the coding sequence ATGGCTTCACACCGTATCAAAGACCTCAAGATACCTAACCTCGGCGGGTGGCGCACTCCCAAACCCATGCACGGAACCGCCTATTTCGTCCGTCATCGGGTGCGTAGCGCCATCATCATGACCATGGTGGGTATTCTGGTTTTTGTTTCGACTGCGGTAGGTGTCGCTGCCTTCACTTTGGTCAATGCGCCCAAAAGTGTCAAGACTGTTATCCAAGCACACGGCAAAGAGGAAAAACTCGTCGACCCGAACGAAGGCAAACCGATCGAATTCCTGGCTTTGGGGCAGGATACACGAGACGGCGGAGACAATGCCTCTCTCGGCGGAGGTGACGATTCGGGCGAACACAACGCCGACACCACCATGGTGGTGCAGATCAGCGCCGACCGCTCCTATATCAATCTGGTCTCGATCCCCCGCGATTCCCTGGTCAACGCACCCAGCTGCCAGACCACCAAAGGCGTCCTCCCCGCGCAGCGCAACGTCATGTTCAATTCCATTTTCGCCGACGGCTGGAACGAAGGCGGCGATCTCGCCAGCGCCGCAAGCTGCACGATGAACGCGGTCAACGCGTTGACCGGCCTCAAGCTCGAACATTTCATCGTGGTCGATTTCCAAGGACTTCAAGGGATGATCAATGCCATCGGCGGTGTCAACGTCTGCCTGCCGACCGACACGAAAGACGATTACACAGGCCTTGACCTGAAGCGAGGCCTCCAGCATCTCGACGGCACCCAGGCCACGGAATACGCCCGCATGCGCCACGGAACCGGCACCGACGGCAGCGACATCATGCGTGCGGCCCGCCAACAGTATCTGGTCAAGGAGATAATCGCCGAAGCGCTGTCGAAGAACCTTTTGACCAACAGCCAGCAGCTCTACCGCCTGGCCCATGAGGCCTTGAAGTCCCTGAACATTTCCAGCGGTCTTTCCAACGCCACTACGTTGGCAGGGTTGGCCCTAAGCCTGCACAGTATCAAGCAGGATCACATCTACGCGCGCACCATCCCCGTCGTCCCGGCACCAACCGACCCGAATAACCGTGTCGTCTGGGCCGATAACGCCGATGAGACCTGGGCTGCGCTGCGTGAATACAAGCCTTTGACCCAGCAGGACATGTCCACGCAGAACACTTCCGGGCAGAGCCAAGATACAACGGGGCAAAGCCAAAATTCCGACAACTCCAACGGTACGCAGTCCCAGCAACAGCAGCAAGGTACGCCAGATCCGAAGACCGGCCTCATCACCACCTCCGACGGCAGACTTATCGACCCCGTTACCGGAGGAACCGTCGACCCGGACAACGGCATGATCCACGATCCTGTGACCGGCCAGTATATGGGCGTCGCCAATCAGTACCTCAACGCGACCGTATGTGCGGTTCCTGCGCAGAAGTAA